The Montipora foliosa isolate CH-2021 chromosome 1, ASM3666993v2, whole genome shotgun sequence genome has a window encoding:
- the LOC138010270 gene encoding uncharacterized protein: MRADELMRKMWDEEVVGITNQNKPLTAEEVLAARKVAESRCHAEGRYEVAIPWKDDEPPLHCNKTTAADRLCSLEKHLQRRPDVSEKYCQVMEANKAKGYVRKLEPGEIDDGPSWYLPHFPVVREDKETTKVRIVYDSAARYGGVSLNDTIVPGPKLQQDVFDVLLRFRSNPVSLVADLTEMFSQFTTAKQDRRYHRFPWRRLDLSRPPEVYEAMRLIFGDRASPYLAQYVVRQHAEDNRDDYPLAVAIINGNP, from the coding sequence ATGAGGGCTGATGAGCTGATGCGGAAGATGTGGGATGAAGAAGTGGTAGGAATCACCAATCAAAATAAGCCCTTGACTGCAGAAGAGGTGCTTGCTGCGCGGAAGGTGGCAGAGTCAAGGTGTCATGCTGAGGGGCGCTATGAAGTGGCAATTCCGTGGAAGGATGATGAACCGCCGTTGCACTGCAACAAGACGACTGCCGCGGACCGGCTCTGCTCTCTTGAGAAACACCTACAGAGGAGGCCGGACGTTTCTGAGAAATACTGTCAGGTGATGGAAGCAAATAAAGCCAAGGGTTACGTCCGGAAGCTGGAGCCAGGAGAAATTGATGATGGTCCAAGTTGGTACCTACCTCATTTTCCTGTAGTAAGAGAAGACAAAGAGACTACCAAAGTGAGGATAGTGTACGATTCAGCAGCCAGATACGGCGGAGTAAGCCTTAATGATACCATAGTACCTGGACCAAAACTGCAGCAAGATGTCTTTGACGTGCTATTGCGTTTCCGCAGTAATCCTGTATCCCTGGTAGCAGATCTGACGGAGATGTTCTCACAATTCACCACGGCAAAGCAAGACAGACGGTACCACCGCTTCCCGTGGAGAAGGCTAGACCTCTCGAGACCTCCCGAAGTTTATGAAGCAATGAGATTGATTTTTGGTGATCGTGCTTCACCTTACTTGGCCCAGTACGTTGTGCGACAACATGCAGAAGACAACAGAGATGACTACCCACTAGCAGTAGCCATAATCAATGGCAACCCctga